Proteins encoded by one window of Psychromonas sp. L1A2:
- a CDS encoding valine--pyruvate transaminase, with the protein MPYSTFGNKFTQHSGITELMDDLNAGVKGGDDILMLGGGNPASIPAIQQRFTDLMQTLLNEGKLVDTLANYDGPQGKDSFIIALAELFNDLYDWDLSSENIMLTNGSQNAFFYLFNLLAGDFSDGKKRKILFPLAPEYIGYADASVSEASFVAVRPKITELDNQQFKYHVDFDALEITDDIGAICVSRPTNPTGNVLTDSEIEKLDKLAKQHNIPLIIDNAYGTPFPNIIFEDVKPHFNDNTILCMSLSKFGLPGARCGIVIANPTIIKAMSNLSGIMALSPGGIGPEIVLPLVKNKEIITLSNDVIKPFYQDKSQIAMSLLLSKITNKNFRIHKAEGALFLWLWFKDLPISSNELYKKLKEKGLIVVSGHYFFPGLEQDWQHTHECIRLNYAQESDVVERGIDILASVVNELYQDN; encoded by the coding sequence ATGCCCTATTCAACATTTGGAAATAAGTTTACGCAGCATTCAGGTATTACAGAATTAATGGATGATTTAAATGCAGGTGTAAAAGGTGGCGATGACATACTAATGTTAGGGGGTGGTAATCCAGCATCTATACCTGCTATTCAGCAACGATTTACCGATTTAATGCAAACGCTGTTAAATGAAGGAAAGCTAGTTGATACATTAGCAAATTACGATGGACCTCAAGGAAAAGACTCTTTCATTATTGCACTCGCTGAACTGTTTAATGATTTATATGATTGGGATTTATCATCAGAAAATATCATGTTAACCAATGGCAGTCAGAATGCTTTTTTCTATTTGTTTAATTTATTAGCGGGCGATTTTAGTGATGGGAAAAAGCGTAAAATATTATTTCCATTAGCACCTGAGTATATTGGTTATGCGGATGCAAGTGTTTCAGAAGCGTCTTTTGTTGCTGTTCGTCCAAAAATTACAGAATTAGACAATCAACAATTTAAGTACCATGTTGATTTCGATGCTTTAGAAATAACTGATGATATTGGTGCTATCTGTGTTTCTCGGCCTACGAATCCTACCGGTAATGTGTTAACCGATAGTGAAATAGAAAAGTTAGATAAACTAGCAAAACAACATAATATTCCATTAATTATCGATAATGCCTACGGGACACCTTTCCCAAATATTATTTTTGAAGATGTTAAACCACATTTTAACGACAATACTATTTTATGCATGAGTCTATCTAAATTTGGTTTACCAGGTGCACGTTGTGGGATTGTCATTGCAAACCCAACAATTATTAAAGCAATGTCTAACCTATCAGGCATTATGGCGTTATCACCTGGTGGAATTGGACCTGAAATTGTATTACCTTTAGTAAAAAACAAAGAAATTATTACTTTGAGTAATGATGTTATAAAACCTTTTTATCAAGATAAATCGCAAATAGCGATGTCATTGTTATTAAGTAAAATAACTAACAAGAATTTTAGAATTCATAAAGCAGAAGGCGCACTATTTCTTTGGCTTTGGTTTAAAGATTTACCGATCAGTTCAAACGAACTATATAAAAAATTAAAAGAAAAAGGACTTATTGTTGTTTCTGGTCATTATTTCTTTCCTGGCCTTGAGCAAGATTGGCAACATACACATGAATGTATTCGACTTAATTACGCGCAGGAAAGTGATGTTGTAGAACGCGGCATTGATATTTTAGCTTCGGTGGTTAACGAATTATATCAAGATAACTAA
- a CDS encoding DUF2161 domain-containing phosphodiesterase, with protein MLKRLKESDLYLPIKLFLNKQGYEVKGEIKQCDIVAKKDDEIIIIELKLTLNITLLLQSIDRFTLADIVYIAIPKQTPMYKTKSKQIKKLVARLGLGLIVVDIQEKQQYVEVISDPKEYQPRKNKRKQSALLKEFSLRQGDTQKGGSTTKKAGLTAYRQRCIRIAEYLSKTDIASGAEIKKTIDEQQATQFLYSNYYGWFNKVERGIYKLSDKGKAELPEWQLKIKTPIF; from the coding sequence ATGCTTAAAAGATTAAAAGAGAGTGATCTTTATTTACCTATTAAACTCTTTTTAAATAAACAAGGTTACGAAGTTAAAGGTGAAATAAAGCAATGTGATATTGTCGCTAAAAAAGACGATGAAATTATTATTATCGAATTAAAATTAACGCTCAACATTACCTTATTATTACAATCGATCGATCGTTTTACTTTAGCCGATATAGTCTACATTGCCATCCCTAAACAAACGCCAATGTATAAAACCAAAAGTAAACAAATCAAAAAACTAGTTGCACGTTTAGGGTTAGGTTTAATTGTTGTAGATATACAAGAAAAACAACAATATGTTGAAGTTATTAGTGACCCTAAAGAATACCAACCTAGAAAAAACAAACGTAAACAATCAGCATTATTAAAAGAATTTAGTCTACGCCAAGGCGACACTCAAAAAGGTGGTTCAACAACAAAAAAAGCAGGTTTAACCGCTTATCGACAGCGATGTATACGTATAGCCGAATACTTATCTAAAACGGATATAGCATCAGGTGCTGAAATCAAAAAGACAATTGACGAGCAGCAAGCAACACAGTTTCTCTACAGTAATTATTATGGATGGTTTAATAAAGTAGAACGCGGCATTTATAAATTATCGGATAAAGGTAAAGCAGAATTACCAGAATGGCAGCTAAAAATAAAAACACCTATTTTTTGA
- the glyS gene encoding glycine--tRNA ligase subunit beta — protein MSQENLLIELGTEELPPKSLRKLAESFASNIEAELNKAELTFEKVSWLASPRRLAVVVTNLLATQADKVVEKRGPAVNVAFDDNGVATKAAQGWARSNGITVEEAERLVTDKGEWLLFKSEVKGQHINDLIPAIAESALAKLPIAKPMRWGSESTQFIRPVHTVTMLFGSKLIQGELLGVVSDRVIRGHRFMGEAELTLSHADEYESLLDDSGKVIVDYERRKAIIREQVEALAAHENGIAAIDDELLEEVTSLVEWPVTLVGSFEEKFLAVPSEALIYTMKDNQKYFPVLDKEGNLLPRFIFVSNIVSRDPKQVVSGNEKVVRPRLADAEFFFETDKKKTLESRLASLSTVLFQKQLGTLKEKSERISAVAEKIAISIQANPEHAQRAGLLSKADLMSEMVMEFPDVQGVMGMYYARFDGEHEDVAVALNEQYLPRFAGDKLPTSLVACAVSLADKLDTLVGIFGIGQTPKGDKDPFALRRAAIGLLRIITDKNLDLDIVDLVEIAKTQYADKLTNDNVVIDVVDFLFARFRATYQANGYSVELIQSVLERRPTKPVDFEKRIKAVAKFQTLPEAAPIAAANKRISNILAKVTEQISNEVSQDLLQEDAEIALVEILGSLESKLSPLFSSGDYESALFELASLQTPVDAFFDNVMVMADDLAVKNNRLALLNRLRNLFLQVADVSVL, from the coding sequence ATGTCACAAGAAAATTTATTGATTGAGTTGGGAACCGAAGAGTTACCACCAAAATCACTTCGTAAACTTGCAGAGTCTTTTGCTAGCAATATTGAAGCGGAATTAAATAAAGCTGAATTAACATTTGAAAAAGTTAGTTGGTTAGCATCACCAAGGCGTTTGGCAGTAGTAGTTACTAACTTATTGGCAACTCAAGCAGATAAAGTCGTTGAAAAACGTGGTCCTGCAGTTAACGTTGCATTTGATGATAATGGTGTAGCGACTAAAGCTGCACAAGGTTGGGCTCGTTCTAATGGTATTACCGTTGAAGAAGCTGAACGCTTAGTCACTGATAAAGGTGAGTGGCTATTATTCAAGTCAGAAGTTAAAGGTCAGCATATTAATGACTTGATCCCTGCTATTGCTGAGTCAGCTCTTGCTAAATTACCTATTGCAAAACCAATGCGTTGGGGAAGTGAAAGCACACAATTTATTCGTCCTGTGCATACTGTTACTATGTTATTTGGTAGCAAGTTAATCCAAGGTGAATTATTAGGTGTTGTTTCAGATCGTGTTATTCGTGGACACCGCTTCATGGGTGAAGCTGAATTAACATTATCACACGCAGACGAATATGAATCGTTATTAGATGATTCTGGTAAAGTTATTGTTGATTATGAACGTCGTAAAGCGATCATTCGTGAGCAAGTAGAAGCACTTGCTGCTCATGAAAATGGTATAGCTGCAATTGATGATGAACTATTAGAAGAAGTAACCTCTTTAGTTGAGTGGCCAGTAACATTAGTTGGATCATTTGAAGAAAAATTCTTAGCTGTCCCTTCTGAAGCCCTTATTTATACAATGAAAGATAATCAAAAATACTTTCCTGTATTAGATAAAGAAGGCAACTTATTACCGCGCTTTATCTTTGTTTCAAACATTGTGAGTCGTGATCCTAAGCAAGTTGTTTCAGGTAATGAGAAAGTGGTTCGCCCACGTTTAGCTGATGCTGAATTTTTCTTTGAAACAGATAAAAAGAAAACATTAGAAAGCCGTTTAGCTTCTCTATCAACAGTGCTATTCCAAAAGCAATTAGGTACGTTAAAAGAGAAATCTGAGCGTATTAGTGCCGTTGCTGAAAAAATTGCTATTAGCATTCAAGCAAATCCTGAACATGCACAACGTGCTGGTTTATTATCAAAAGCAGACTTAATGTCTGAAATGGTAATGGAATTCCCAGACGTTCAAGGTGTGATGGGGATGTATTATGCTCGTTTTGATGGCGAGCATGAAGATGTCGCTGTGGCGTTAAATGAACAGTATTTACCTCGTTTTGCTGGTGACAAATTACCGACTTCATTAGTTGCATGTGCTGTTTCATTAGCAGATAAATTAGATACGCTGGTGGGTATATTTGGTATTGGTCAAACACCTAAAGGTGACAAAGACCCATTTGCATTGCGCCGTGCTGCTATCGGTCTATTACGTATCATTACAGATAAAAATTTAGATTTAGATATTGTCGATTTGGTTGAAATTGCTAAAACACAGTACGCAGATAAATTAACAAATGATAACGTCGTTATTGATGTTGTTGATTTCTTATTTGCTCGTTTCCGCGCAACTTATCAAGCAAACGGATATTCAGTTGAGTTAATTCAATCTGTATTAGAACGTCGTCCAACTAAACCTGTTGATTTTGAAAAGCGTATTAAAGCGGTTGCTAAGTTCCAAACTTTACCTGAAGCTGCTCCGATTGCTGCTGCTAATAAACGTATTAGTAATATTCTTGCTAAAGTGACAGAGCAAATTAGTAATGAAGTTAGTCAAGATTTGCTTCAAGAAGACGCTGAAATCGCACTTGTTGAAATATTAGGCTCTCTAGAAAGCAAGCTAAGCCCTTTATTTTCAAGTGGAGACTACGAGTCAGCCTTGTTTGAGTTAGCTAGCTTACAGACGCCTGTAGACGCTTTCTTTGATAATGTGATGGTAATGGCGGACGATTTAGCAGTAAAAAATAACCGTTTAGCGTTATTAAACCGTTTACGTAACTTATTTTTACAAGTGGCCGATGTGTCAGTGTTATAA
- a CDS encoding F0F1 ATP synthase subunit epsilon — MAKAMTTHLDVVSAEKSLFSGLVSHLSVSGQEGELGIMHGHTPLLTPIKPGMVQLMKQDGGEEVIYISGGFLEVQPGGVTVLADTAIRGQDLDKAKAEEAKRAAEAQMSNPNKDIDFALVTAQLAQAVAQLRAIKLTRK, encoded by the coding sequence ATGGCTAAAGCAATGACCACACATTTAGATGTTGTAAGTGCTGAAAAATCTCTGTTTTCAGGGCTTGTTTCACACTTATCAGTATCTGGTCAAGAAGGTGAACTAGGCATTATGCATGGTCACACGCCATTACTGACACCAATTAAGCCAGGAATGGTTCAATTGATGAAACAAGATGGTGGCGAAGAAGTCATTTATATTTCAGGCGGTTTTCTTGAAGTACAGCCTGGCGGTGTTACTGTATTAGCTGATACTGCAATTCGCGGTCAAGATCTTGACAAAGCGAAAGCAGAAGAAGCAAAACGCGCTGCTGAAGCACAAATGTCAAATCCTAATAAGGATATTGATTTTGCTCTTGTTACTGCTCAACTTGCGCAAGCAGTTGCTCAGTTACGTGCTATTAAGTTAACGCGTAAGTAG
- a CDS encoding DUF4223 family protein, with translation MKSIKLAVAAVAVILLAGCTGTTYNSAKDCSMDYLLVPALSIPAAIGACGE, from the coding sequence ATGAAATCTATTAAGTTAGCAGTAGCTGCTGTAGCCGTAATTCTTCTTGCAGGTTGTACTGGTACTACTTACAACAGCGCTAAAGACTGTTCTATGGATTACTTACTAGTTCCAGCTCTTTCTATTCCTGCTGCTATCGGTGCATGTGGAGAATAA
- the glyQ gene encoding glycine--tRNA ligase subunit alpha produces the protein MQKFDTKTFQGLILALQDFWARQGCAIVQPLDMEVGAGTFHPQTFLRSIGPEPMSSAYVQPCRRPTDGRYGENPNRLQHYYQFQVVLKPSPKNIQELYLQSLEEIGIDTSIHDIRFVEDNWESPTLGAWGLGWEIWLNGMEVTQFTYFQQVGGLECSPVTGEITYGLERLAMYVQGVDSIYDLVWTDGPMGKVTYGDIFHQNEVEQSTYNFEHADVDALFTQFDQCEKDSQKLIEASLPLPAYEQVMKASHVFNLLDARHAISVTERQRYILRVRSLSKAVAEAYYAKREALGFPLCKNLN, from the coding sequence ATGCAAAAATTTGATACAAAAACATTCCAAGGGCTGATTCTTGCGTTGCAAGACTTCTGGGCTCGCCAAGGTTGTGCCATTGTACAGCCACTTGATATGGAAGTAGGTGCTGGAACATTCCACCCACAAACTTTTTTACGTTCGATTGGTCCTGAGCCAATGAGCAGTGCTTATGTACAACCTTGCCGTCGCCCTACTGATGGTCGCTACGGTGAAAACCCTAACCGTTTACAACACTACTACCAATTCCAAGTGGTATTAAAACCTTCTCCTAAAAATATTCAAGAATTGTACTTACAATCACTTGAAGAGATTGGTATTGATACTTCTATCCATGATATCCGCTTTGTTGAAGATAACTGGGAATCACCTACGTTAGGTGCATGGGGATTAGGCTGGGAAATCTGGCTAAATGGTATGGAAGTTACGCAATTTACCTATTTCCAACAAGTTGGTGGCCTTGAGTGCTCTCCTGTTACTGGTGAAATTACTTATGGTTTAGAACGTCTTGCTATGTATGTTCAAGGTGTGGATAGTATCTACGATCTCGTCTGGACAGATGGCCCAATGGGTAAAGTAACTTACGGTGATATATTCCATCAAAATGAAGTGGAACAATCTACTTACAATTTTGAACATGCAGATGTTGATGCATTATTTACACAGTTTGATCAATGTGAAAAAGATAGCCAAAAATTAATTGAAGCTAGCTTGCCATTACCTGCTTATGAGCAAGTAATGAAAGCATCACATGTGTTTAACCTGTTAGATGCTCGTCATGCTATCTCTGTTACTGAACGTCAGCGTTATATATTACGTGTTCGCTCATTATCAAAAGCGGTTGCAGAAGCTTATTACGCTAAGCGTGAAGCACTTGGTTTCCCACTTTGTAAAAATTTAAATTAA